The following coding sequences lie in one Rutidosis leptorrhynchoides isolate AG116_Rl617_1_P2 chromosome 4, CSIRO_AGI_Rlap_v1, whole genome shotgun sequence genomic window:
- the LOC139844912 gene encoding ABC transporter G family member 11 → MITNSSELMDEIEGNNSSNNVNNNVKIGLSPLSESIWKDNTSVAVDMVGDVSAKLAWKDLTVTVTLGNGETQNVLEGLTGYAEPGTFTALMGPSGSGKSTLLDALSSRLATNAFLSGNVFLNGRRTKLSFGTAAYVTQDDNLIGTLTVRETISYSARLRLPDKMAWSDKRALVESTIVEMGLQDCADTVIGNWHLRGISGGEKRRVSIALEILMRPRLLFLDEPTSGLDSASAFFVTQTLRGLSRDGRTVIASIHQPSSEVFELFDRLYLLSGGKTVYFGLASEAYEFFAQAGFPCPALRNPSDHFLRCINSDFDNVKATLKGSMKLRFEASDDPLEKVTTAEAIRALTDYYRTSQYSYAANEKVEEMSKVKGTVLESGGSQASFFMQTFMLTKRSFVNMSRDFGYYWLRLIIYVLVTVCIGTIYLNVGTGYNSILARGACASFVFGFVTFMSIGGFPSFVEDMKVFQRERLNGHYGVTAFVISNTISAMPFLILITFISGTICYYMVRLHPGFMHYLFFVLCLYASVTVVESLMMAIASVVPNFLMGIIIGAGIQGIFMLVSGYFRLPNDIPKPVWRYPMSYISFHFWALQGQYQNDLSGLMFDNQTPDLPQIPGEYILEYVFQITVTRSKWIDLSVIFSMIIIYRIIFFFMIKINEDLTPWVRGYLARKRMKQKNGGQNTTVAPYGLTQSPSLRNYVADNRKR, encoded by the exons atGATAACAAATAGCAGTGAGCTAATGGACGAAATTGAAGGAAATAATAGTAGTAACAATGTTAATAACAATGTTAAGATTGGGTTAAGTCCATTAAGTGAGTCTATATGGAAAGACAACACAAGTGTAGCAGTTGATATGGTTGGTGATGTATCTGCTAAACTGGCATGGAAAGATCTAACGGTGACGGTTACGTTAGGTAACGGCGAAACACAAAATGTGTTAGAAGGGTTAACCGGTTATGCTGAACCGGGTACGTTTACTGCACTCATGGGTCCCTCTGGTTCAGGCAAGTCTACTTTGCTTGATGCGCTTTCGAGTCGGCTTGCAACCAATGCTTTTCTTTCTGGGAATGTTTTCCTCAATGGTCGTAGAACTAAACTCTCTTTTGGCACTGCT GCTTATGTAACACAAGATGATAACTTGATCGGAACACTTACAGTTCGTGAGACGATTTCTTATTCAGCAAGACTACGCTTACCTGATAAGATGGCGTGGTCTGACAAACGTGCATTGGTCGAAAGTACGATTGTGGAAATGGGTCTCCAAGATTGTGCTGATACAGTAATCGGGAACTGGCATTTGCGAGGTATTAGTGGTGGTGAAAAACGGAGAGTTAGCATTGCGCTTGAAATCTTAATGAGACCTCGGTTGCTTTTTCTTGATGAACCTACTAGCGGCCTTGATAG TGCTTCTGCTTTCTTTGTTACTCAAACATTAAGAGGTTTGTCGAGAGATGGAAGAACAGTAATCGCTTCAATTCATCAACCGAGTAGCGAAGTTTTTGAGCTGTTTGATCGTTTATATTTGCTGTCTGGAGGAAAAACTGTTTATTTCGGTCTTGCTTCTGAAGCTTACGAG TTCTTCGCTCAAGCTGGTTTTCCTTGCCCTGCTCTAAGAAACCCGTCGGATCATTTTCTACGTTGTATCAATTCTGATTTCGACAACGTGAAGGCAACTCTCAAAGGATCCATGAAACTACGG TTTGAAGCTAGTGATGATCCACTAGAGAAAGTTACAACCGCTGAAGCAATTCGAGCTCTTACTGATTATTATCGAACCTCCCAATACAGTTATGCTGCAAACGAAAAAGTTGAGGAGATGTCAAAAGTT AAAGGAACGGTGCTAGAGTCTGGTGGTAGTCAGGCGAGTTTCTTTATGCAGACATTTATGTTGACGAAACGTTCTTTTGTCAATATGTCAAGGGACTTTGGTTATTATTGGTTGCGGCTTATAATCTATGTTCTGGTTACTGTTTGCATCGGGACCATTTATTTGAACGTTGGAACGGGATATAATTCAATTTTAGCAAGAGGAGCTTGTGCATCATTTGTGTTTGGTTTTGTCACATTTATGTCAATTGGAGGGTTTCCTTCATTTGTTGAAGATATGAAG GTATTTCAAAGAGAACGACTGAATGGTCACTATGGCGTGACAGCTTTTGTGATTAGCAACACGATATCTGCGATGCCTTTTCTGATACTAATCACATTTATATCGGGAACAATTTGCTATTATATGGTCCGACTTCACCCTGGATTTATGCACTATCTTTTCTTTGTATTGTGCCTGTATGCAAGTGTCACAGTTGTTGAAAGTCTCATGATGGCAATAGCTAGTGTTGTTCCTAATTTCCTAATGGGCATCATCATTGGAGCCGGCATCCAG GGCATATTCATGTTGGTATCGGGCTACTTTCGACTCCCCAACGATATTCCAAAACCAGTTTGGCGTTACCCTATGTCATACATTAGTTTCCATTTTTGGGCTCTTCag GGACAATACCAAAATGATCTGAGCGGGCTAATGTTTGACAACCAAACACCAGATCTACCACAGATCCCAGGAGAATACATATTGGAATACGTCTTCCAAATCACAGTCACCAGATCAAAATGGATTGATCTTAGTGTCATTTTTAGCATGATTATCATCTATCGTATCATATTTTTCTTTATGATTAAGATTAATGAGGACTTGACCCCTTGGGTTCGAGGCTATTTGGCTAGGAAAAGAATGAAGCAAAAGAATGGTGGTCAGAATACAACTGTGGCTCCATATGGTCTCACTCAATCGCCTTCGTTGAGGAATTATGTTGCTGATAATAGAAAAAGGTAG
- the LOC139842529 gene encoding uncharacterized protein → MENVGDVRVSDTEDSWSWNIDHSGIFVVNSTRRHIDKSILPSSNRCTTWMKYVPSKINILLWRLNLAVKGLEVPSLSCPVCNSKVENRDHLFFKCNTAASIWLLIRVWVNNGMVHFNSLSDWQVWFNNWKAPNHNKDKLYAIFAATIWLLWRYRNNVLFNDPIKIMFSG, encoded by the coding sequence ATGGAAAATGTAGGAGATGTCCGTGTTTCCGATACGGAAGACTCATGGTCTTGGAACATTGATCATTCAGGGATCTTTGTTGTTAATTCAACAAGAAGACATATCGACAAGTCCATTTTACCTTCGTCTAACAGGTGCACAACTTGGATGAAATACGTTCCTAGCAAGATCAATATTCTTTTATGGAGGCTCAACCTAGCGGTTAAGGGTCTTGAAGTTCCTTCTTTATCTTGCCCGGTTTGTAACTCGAAAGTTGAAAATAGAGACCATCTATTTTTCAAATGCAACACCGCTGCATCTATTTGGCTTCTTATACGCGTTTGGGTCAACAATGGAATGGTGCACTTTAACTCGCTTTCTGATTGGCAGGTTTGGTTCAATAACTGGAAAGCTCCTAATCACAATAAAGACAAGTTGTATGCTATTTTCGCAGCTACAATCTGGCTCTTATGGAGATATAGAAACAATGTTCTTTTTAATGATCCAATAAAGATTATGTTTTcaggttaa